The Glycine max cultivar Williams 82 chromosome 12, Glycine_max_v4.0, whole genome shotgun sequence genome window below encodes:
- the LOC100808611 gene encoding E3 ubiquitin-protein ligase MBR2 isoform X2: MDRMSQQGHYFHSESMHFTSTNICLPNICPVVTSSGNGTILDCHYILDAHDSYLGRHFQPAAPLWPDQQLNSYNNDGHALAWHLSLPMPYVQALSANGSSSENARIGPQRYHDTTGSRSGHRFPHPPPQYHSFHQHAQEIRGARHPGHVPFVGARIHQSHRGNMHEATLRHQNHLPATFFLDDDVALLVDHHTDMRLDTEDMSYEELLALGEQIGNPKSGLSENIITSQMKTKTYLRSTNATNLEEAASEEQETDLCIICQDEYKNQEKIGILRCGHEYHTDCLKKWLLEKNVCPMCKSVALTPGEKCI; encoded by the exons ATGGATCGAATGAGTCAACAAGGGCATTATTTTCACTCTGAAAGTATGCATTTCACAAGCACCAACATCTGTCTGCCTAATATATGCCCAGTGGTTACATCTTCAGGCAACGGAACTATTCTAGATTGCCATTATATACTAGATGCTCATGACAGCTATTTAGGTCGGCACTTTCAACCAGCTGCTCCTCTCTGGCCGGACCAACAGTTGAATAGCTATAATAATGATGGTCATGCTTTGGCTTGGCATCTGTCTCTTCCAATGCCATATGTACAAG CTCTCAGTGCTAATGGAAGCTCATCAGAGAATGCAAGAATTGGTCCACAGAGATATCATGATACAACTGGCAGCAGAAGTGGCCACAGATTTCCCCATCCTCCTCCACAGTACCATAGCTTTCATCAACATGCACAAGAGATCAGAG GTGCTAGGCATCCTGGCCATGTACCATTTGTAGGTGCACGTATACACCAGTCTCATAGAGGCAACATGCACGAGGCAACTCTTAGACATCAAAATCATCTTCCTGCGACCTTTTTCCTAGATGAT GATGTAGCTTTACTGGTTGACCATCATACTGATATGCGCTTGGACACTGAGGATATGTCTTATGAG GAGCTTCTTGCATTAGGTGAGCAGATTGGCAACCCAAAATCAGGTTTAtcagaaaatataattacaagTCAAATGAAGACCAAAACTTATTTACGTTCTACTAATGCGACTAACTTGGAGGAGGCAGCTTCTGAGGAGCAGGAAACTGATCTTTGCATAATATGCCAG GATGAATATAAGAACCAAGAGAAGATTGGAATTCTTCGATGCGGGCACGAATATCACACAGATTGTTTAAAGAAATGGTTACTTGAGAAAAATGTCTGTCCCATGTGCAAATCCGTAGCATTGACTCCGGGAGAGAAgtgtatataa
- the LOC100808611 gene encoding probable E3 ubiquitin-protein ligase ZFP1 isoform X1 produces the protein MDRMSQQGHYFHSESMHFTSTNICLPNICPVVTSSGNGTILDCHYILDAHDSYLGRHFQPAAPLWPDQQLNSYNNDGHALAWHLSLPMPYVQALSANGSSSENARIGPQRYHDTTGSRSGHRFPHPPPQYHSFHQHAQEIRGHSFYFHPPVIAPLYRVPTNPSRSSSILIHDAIEIGARHPGHVPFVGARIHQSHRGNMHEATLRHQNHLPATFFLDDDVALLVDHHTDMRLDTEDMSYEELLALGEQIGNPKSGLSENIITSQMKTKTYLRSTNATNLEEAASEEQETDLCIICQDEYKNQEKIGILRCGHEYHTDCLKKWLLEKNVCPMCKSVALTPGEKCI, from the exons ATGGATCGAATGAGTCAACAAGGGCATTATTTTCACTCTGAAAGTATGCATTTCACAAGCACCAACATCTGTCTGCCTAATATATGCCCAGTGGTTACATCTTCAGGCAACGGAACTATTCTAGATTGCCATTATATACTAGATGCTCATGACAGCTATTTAGGTCGGCACTTTCAACCAGCTGCTCCTCTCTGGCCGGACCAACAGTTGAATAGCTATAATAATGATGGTCATGCTTTGGCTTGGCATCTGTCTCTTCCAATGCCATATGTACAAG CTCTCAGTGCTAATGGAAGCTCATCAGAGAATGCAAGAATTGGTCCACAGAGATATCATGATACAACTGGCAGCAGAAGTGGCCACAGATTTCCCCATCCTCCTCCACAGTACCATAGCTTTCATCAACATGCACAAGAGATCAGAGGTCACTCCTTCTACTTTCATCCTCCTGTAATTGCACCTTTGTATAGAGTTCCAACGAATCCTTCACGCAGTTCTTCAATCCTCATACATGATGCTATTGAGATAGGTGCTAGGCATCCTGGCCATGTACCATTTGTAGGTGCACGTATACACCAGTCTCATAGAGGCAACATGCACGAGGCAACTCTTAGACATCAAAATCATCTTCCTGCGACCTTTTTCCTAGATGAT GATGTAGCTTTACTGGTTGACCATCATACTGATATGCGCTTGGACACTGAGGATATGTCTTATGAG GAGCTTCTTGCATTAGGTGAGCAGATTGGCAACCCAAAATCAGGTTTAtcagaaaatataattacaagTCAAATGAAGACCAAAACTTATTTACGTTCTACTAATGCGACTAACTTGGAGGAGGCAGCTTCTGAGGAGCAGGAAACTGATCTTTGCATAATATGCCAG GATGAATATAAGAACCAAGAGAAGATTGGAATTCTTCGATGCGGGCACGAATATCACACAGATTGTTTAAAGAAATGGTTACTTGAGAAAAATGTCTGTCCCATGTGCAAATCCGTAGCATTGACTCCGGGAGAGAAgtgtatataa